Genomic segment of Burkholderia pyrrocinia:
GCACCTGCGCGCGCCGACCGGCACGCGGATCGAGGAAACCGCGCGCCTGACCGACGAAGTGGAAGCGCGCATCCACGACGTGATTCCCGCGAACGACATCGCGAGCGTGCTCGACAACATCGGCGTGCCAGTGAGCGGGATCAACCTCACGTACGACTCGTCCGACCCGATCGGCACCGAGGATGCCGACGTGATGATCACGCTGAAGCCGAACCATGCGCCGACCGCCGCCTACGTCGCGAAGCTGCGCAACCTGCTCGCGCAGTCGTTCCCCGGCGTGACGTTCGCGTTCCTGCCGGCCGACATCGTCAGCCAGATCCTCAACTTCGGGCTGCCCGCGCCGATCGACATCCAGATCGTCGGCAACCAGCTCGACCAGAACCGCGCGGTCGCGAACGCGCTGCTCGCGAAGCTGCGCGGCGTGCGCGGCCTCGTCGACGCGCGCATCCAGCAGCCCGGCGACGAGCCGGCCATCAACGTGAACGTGGACCGCACGAAGGCGATCCAGGCCGGCCTCGAACAGCGCGACGTCGCGCAGAGCCTGCTGATCGCGCTGTCCGGCAGTTCGCAGACGACGCCGAACTTCTGGCTCGACCCGCGCAACGGCGTCAGTTATCCGCTGATGGTGCAGACGCCGCAGTATTCGGTCGATTCGCTGCAGGCGCTCGCGAACGTGCCGCTGCCGGCGGGCACCGCCCGTTCGCCGCAGACGCCGGCCGGCGGCCCGGCCGCCGGCGCGCCCGCGCAGAACCTGCTCGGCGCGCTCGGCAGCTTCTCGCGCGCGACGCAGCAGGCGGTCGTCTCGCACTACAACGTGCAGCCGGTGCTCGACATCTTCGCGTCGGTGCAGGGCCGCGATCTCGGCGGCGTCACGGCCGACGTGACGAAGCTCGTCGACGCCGCGCGCGTGCAGTTGCCGCCCGGTTCGTCGATCGTGCTGCGCGGCCAGGTGCAGGCGATGCACGAGTCGTTTGCCGGGCTGCTCGGCGGCCTCGCGCTCGCGATCGCGCTCGTCTACCTGCTGATGGTCGTCAACTTCCAGTCGTGGCTCGATCCGCTCGTGATCGTCGGCGGCCTGCCCGCGTCGCTCGCCGGCATCGCATGGATGCTGTTCGTCACGCGCACGACGCTGTCGGTGCCCGCGCTGACCGGCACGATCCTGTGCATCGGCATCGCGACCGCGAACAGCATCCTGGTCGTCAACGCGGCGCGCGAGCTGATCGCGGGCGGCGCGCCGCCGTGGCAGGCCGCGCTCGACGCGGGTTTCAGCCGCTTCCGCCCGGTCGTGATGACCGCGCTCGCGATGCTGATCGGCATGCTGCCGATGGCGCTGGGCCTCGGCGACGGCGGCGAGCAGAACGCGCCGCTCGGCCGCGCGGTGATCGGCGGGCTCGCGTTCGGCACGCTGTCGACGCTGCTGTTCGTGCCCGTCGTATTCGGCTTCGTCCACGCGTGGCTCGACCGGCGCCGCGATGCGGCCGCCGCGCGCCGCGCGCAGGACACGCCGGCGTTGCCCTGATCGCGGCCTCACCTCGACTCCCTTCGACTCGCCCGACCCAGAACCCATCATGAACGACTCGACCGAACCCCTCGCCCCGCCGCCGGCCGCCGAAGCGGACACGGCACCGCCTACCGTGCGCGACACAACACCCGAAGCATCGCCGCGCGGCCGCGCTCGCAAACTCGCCGTGCCGCTAGCCGCGCTCGCGGTGGCCGCCGCGCTGCTGGCCGCCGGCATCGTGCCGCGCGTCGACGCGCGGGCCGCGCAACGCGTGCAGGTGGCCGCGCAGCAGGCGCTGCCGGTCTCGGTGATCCTGCCGCGCGCCGCGCCTACCGACCAGACGCTGACGCTGCCGGGCTCGGTGATGCCGTACGCGGAGGCATCGATCTATGCGCGCACGAGCGGCTATATCGCGCACTGGAACGCCGACATCGGCGCGCACGTGAAAGCCGGGCAGACGCTCGCGCAGATCACGGCGCCCGACCTCGACGCGCAGTTGCGGCAGGCGCGCGCCGACGCGGCGACCGCGCAGGCGAACTACGACTACGCGAAATCGACCGCGCAGCGCTGGCAGGACATGCTGAAGACGCAATCGGTATCGCAGCAGGACACCGACACGAAGGTCGCCGACATGAACGCGAAGCGCGCGATGCTGGCCTCCGCGCAGGCGAATGTCGCGCACCTGACCGAGCTGGTGTCGTACGAATCGGTCGCGGCGCCGTTCGACGGCGTGATCACCGCGCGCAACGTCGACGTCGGCACGCTCGTCACCGCGGGCGGCACGCCGGGCAGCCCCGGCCTGTCCGGCGAACTGTTCCATCTCGAACAGACCGGCACGCTGCGCGTGTTCGTCGACGTGCCGCAGGACAGCGCGGCAGGCGTGACGACCGGCACCTCCGTCTACCTGACCACGCAGCAGTATCCGGGGTGGCGCTTCGCCGCGCGCGTCGCGCGCAGCGCAGGCGCGATCGATCCGGTCACGCGCACGCTGCGCGTCGAGATCGACGTCGACAACGGCGACGGCGCGCTGATGCCCGGCGCGTATGCGCAGGCGCACCTGCTCGTGCCGAGCGCGGCCCCCGCGTTCGAGCTGCCGGTCAGCGCGCTGCTGTTCCGGCCGAACGGCGTGACGGTCGCGACCGTCGCCGCGAACGGCACCACCGCGCTGAAGACCGTGCAGATCGGGCGCGATTTCGGCACGCGCGTCGAGATCGTGTCGGGGCTCGCCGCGACCGATCGCGTGATCGACAACCCGGGCGATTCGATTGCCGCCGGCGAGGTCGTGAAGATCGTGTCGGCCGCGCCGGTGGTGCAAACGGACCCGGCAACCGGCGCGACGGCGGCGCCCGGC
This window contains:
- a CDS encoding efflux RND transporter periplasmic adaptor subunit; amino-acid sequence: MNDSTEPLAPPPAAEADTAPPTVRDTTPEASPRGRARKLAVPLAALAVAAALLAAGIVPRVDARAAQRVQVAAQQALPVSVILPRAAPTDQTLTLPGSVMPYAEASIYARTSGYIAHWNADIGAHVKAGQTLAQITAPDLDAQLRQARADAATAQANYDYAKSTAQRWQDMLKTQSVSQQDTDTKVADMNAKRAMLASAQANVAHLTELVSYESVAAPFDGVITARNVDVGTLVTAGGTPGSPGLSGELFHLEQTGTLRVFVDVPQDSAAGVTTGTSVYLTTQQYPGWRFAARVARSAGAIDPVTRTLRVEIDVDNGDGALMPGAYAQAHLLVPSAAPAFELPVSALLFRPNGVTVATVAANGTTALKTVQIGRDFGTRVEIVSGLAATDRVIDNPGDSIAAGEVVKIVSAAPVVQTDPATGATAAPGAAASTPAAVAAPASMPAAAASTHARG